Proteins encoded in a region of the Fibrobacter sp. UWB15 genome:
- the gltA gene encoding NADPH-dependent glutamate synthase, whose amino-acid sequence MSEHLTREQLDAAAKVELEKINALPKPLKPKDKNAIPAQPMPQLEPSYRARVMEEVAQGYTEAQAIVEANRCLACKNQPCVESCPVHIDIPAFIAKIAEGDFKAAIAKIKETSLLPAICGRVCPQERQCQMNCTMGKMHKDVNQAVAIGRLERFAADYERNNGGASVPAVKPATGKKVAVIGSGPAGLVVAADVRREGHDVTIFEAFHKLGGVVRYGIPEFRLPKKIVDNEIESLAAMGVKFETNFVIGRTRKLKDLIEKDGFDAVFVGTGAGLPLFMNIEGENLVGVFAANEYLTRANLMRAYDKEHADTPMWPGKNVVVLGGGNVAMDAARMALRLGAEKVRIIYRRSMNELPARKEEVLHAQEEGVEFCVLQNPAKILGDEAGHVRGMLVDKYELGEPDEKGRPRPVKVEGASFEIECDTVLVAIGNGSNPLISNTTPELSVDKKGHILLEDATANKTFMEKVYAGGDIVLGAATVILAMGEGRRAAAGINEFLKK is encoded by the coding sequence ATGTCTGAACATTTGACTCGTGAACAGTTGGACGCCGCCGCCAAGGTGGAACTTGAAAAGATTAACGCCCTCCCGAAGCCGCTCAAGCCGAAGGACAAGAATGCCATTCCGGCCCAGCCGATGCCGCAGCTGGAACCCTCCTACCGTGCCCGCGTGATGGAAGAAGTGGCTCAGGGTTACACCGAAGCTCAGGCTATCGTGGAAGCTAACCGCTGCCTCGCTTGTAAGAACCAGCCTTGCGTCGAAAGCTGCCCGGTGCACATCGACATTCCGGCCTTCATCGCAAAGATTGCCGAAGGTGACTTCAAGGCCGCTATCGCCAAGATTAAGGAAACGAGCCTCTTGCCGGCAATCTGCGGCCGTGTTTGCCCGCAGGAACGCCAGTGCCAGATGAACTGCACCATGGGCAAGATGCACAAGGACGTGAACCAGGCTGTGGCTATCGGCCGCCTGGAACGCTTTGCTGCCGACTATGAACGCAACAACGGTGGTGCTTCTGTGCCGGCCGTGAAGCCTGCTACCGGCAAGAAGGTTGCCGTGATCGGTTCCGGTCCTGCCGGCTTGGTCGTCGCTGCCGACGTTCGCCGCGAAGGCCACGACGTGACCATCTTCGAAGCTTTCCACAAGCTCGGTGGCGTGGTCCGCTATGGTATTCCTGAATTCCGTCTGCCCAAGAAGATCGTGGACAACGAAATCGAATCTCTCGCAGCCATGGGCGTGAAGTTCGAGACAAATTTTGTCATCGGTCGTACCCGCAAGCTCAAGGACTTGATTGAAAAGGATGGCTTCGATGCCGTGTTCGTCGGTACCGGTGCAGGCCTCCCGCTCTTCATGAACATCGAAGGTGAAAACCTGGTCGGTGTGTTCGCCGCTAACGAATACCTGACCCGCGCCAACCTCATGCGCGCCTACGACAAGGAACATGCCGATACTCCGATGTGGCCCGGTAAGAACGTGGTCGTTCTCGGTGGTGGTAACGTCGCTATGGACGCTGCTCGTATGGCTCTCCGCTTGGGTGCCGAAAAGGTCCGCATCATTTACCGCCGCAGCATGAACGAACTTCCGGCCCGTAAGGAAGAAGTTCTCCATGCCCAGGAAGAGGGTGTCGAATTCTGCGTTCTGCAGAACCCGGCCAAGATTCTTGGCGACGAAGCCGGCCACGTGCGCGGCATGCTCGTCGACAAGTACGAACTCGGCGAACCCGATGAAAAGGGCCGTCCGCGTCCGGTCAAGGTCGAAGGTGCAAGCTTCGAAATCGAATGCGACACCGTGCTCGTTGCTATCGGTAACGGTTCCAACCCGCTTATCAGCAACACCACGCCGGAACTCTCTGTGGACAAGAAGGGTCACATCCTTCTCGAAGATGCAACCGCCAACAAGACCTTTATGGAAAAGGTCTATGCCGGTGGTGACATCGTGCTGGGTGCCGCAACCGTGATCCTCGCCATGGGCGAAGGTCGTCGCGCTGCTGCAGGCATCAACGAATTCCTGAAGAAGTAA
- a CDS encoding sulfide/dihydroorotate dehydrogenase-like FAD/NAD-binding protein: MAKILFKKQMSSAVYMFRVEAPLIAQERKAGQFIILQTNKDNGERVPLTIADADTTEGSITLIFQTVGKTTTELSKFEVGDDIPVLVGPLGSPTHIENFGHVVCVCGGVGIAPMHPIVQALKAAGNKVTIIMGARNESLFLMKDEMTALADNIIFMTDDGSYGRKGLVTEPLKELCEDTKGKPDMVIAIGPPIMMKFCALTTKPYGVKTVVSLNSIMVDGTGMCGGCRVTIGGKTKFVCVDGPEFDGHEVDWNNMLQRMGAFKPQEQEALHRFGANDGHKCNIDKMADAKAKESK, from the coding sequence ATGGCAAAAATTCTCTTTAAAAAACAAATGTCTTCCGCGGTCTATATGTTCCGCGTCGAGGCCCCGCTGATCGCCCAAGAGCGTAAGGCCGGCCAGTTCATCATCCTCCAGACGAACAAGGACAACGGCGAACGCGTGCCTCTCACCATCGCCGATGCCGACACGACTGAAGGCTCTATCACTTTGATTTTCCAGACCGTCGGTAAGACCACCACCGAACTTTCCAAGTTCGAAGTCGGTGACGATATTCCGGTGCTCGTGGGCCCGCTCGGTTCCCCGACCCATATCGAAAACTTTGGTCACGTGGTCTGCGTGTGCGGTGGCGTGGGTATCGCCCCGATGCACCCGATTGTTCAGGCCCTCAAGGCTGCAGGCAACAAGGTCACCATCATCATGGGTGCCCGTAACGAAAGCCTGTTCCTCATGAAGGACGAAATGACCGCTCTCGCCGACAACATCATCTTCATGACCGACGACGGTTCTTATGGCCGCAAGGGTCTCGTGACCGAACCCCTTAAGGAACTCTGCGAAGACACCAAGGGCAAGCCGGACATGGTCATAGCTATCGGTCCTCCGATCATGATGAAGTTCTGCGCCCTCACCACCAAGCCCTACGGCGTGAAGACCGTGGTTAGCCTCAACAGCATCATGGTGGACGGAACCGGCATGTGCGGTGGCTGCCGCGTGACTATCGGCGGCAAGACGAAGTTCGTCTGCGTCGATGGCCCGGAATTTGACGGCCACGAAGTCGACTGGAACAACATGCTCCAGCGCATGGGCGCCTTCAAGCCCCAGGAACAGGAAGCCTTGCACCGTTTCGGTGCCAACGACGGCCACAAGTGCAACATTGATAAGATGGCTGACGCAAAGGCCAAGGAGAGCAAGTAA
- a CDS encoding adenosylhomocysteinase has product MLFSEIIKESYEPSEYPALAQLSDEWLQTRPFWGCKVLVATPIFRNTLVEYRALMAGGASLYVGYSVGTSGAAMPCDQKIIDLLKEKDVPVVTDEDIKSGKVADDFDLILDCAGQFAFCHPRKGFVELTRSGVQFFEKSEHPVYVADSGIVKRIETVLGTGDGYFRALESLGLGDFEGKSLVVFGSGKVGCGIALHGVRRGMNVCTITNTRNDDSNSNFSSVLLNNEVRVEDYMDDEMVAKVISTADFVVTATGLKNALTKSAVSAILANTKAVVANMGVEDEFGELVPDTRVLNRKSPLNFVLDEPTHLKYIDASLALHAALGERLLQDCATEPFIGVQDPPSEIEQRLLVTTIQNGAIGPEISDMLR; this is encoded by the coding sequence ATGCTTTTTTCCGAAATCATCAAGGAATCTTACGAGCCGAGTGAATATCCGGCGCTGGCCCAGCTTTCAGATGAGTGGCTACAGACGCGCCCGTTTTGGGGATGTAAGGTCTTGGTGGCAACACCGATTTTCAGGAATACGTTGGTAGAATACCGTGCGCTGATGGCTGGCGGGGCGAGCCTGTATGTGGGCTATTCTGTCGGAACATCGGGGGCGGCAATGCCTTGCGACCAGAAAATCATTGATTTGCTGAAAGAAAAAGACGTTCCCGTCGTGACCGATGAAGATATCAAGAGCGGTAAAGTTGCCGATGATTTCGACCTGATTCTGGATTGTGCCGGTCAGTTTGCCTTTTGCCACCCGCGTAAGGGATTTGTTGAACTTACCCGCAGCGGCGTGCAGTTTTTTGAAAAGTCGGAACACCCGGTGTATGTGGCTGACAGCGGAATCGTAAAGCGGATCGAAACTGTGCTCGGTACAGGCGACGGCTATTTCCGCGCGCTGGAATCGCTGGGTTTGGGTGACTTTGAAGGTAAATCGCTGGTGGTGTTCGGTAGTGGCAAAGTCGGCTGCGGCATTGCCCTGCATGGCGTGCGTCGCGGCATGAACGTCTGCACCATCACCAATACCCGTAACGATGATTCCAACTCGAATTTCAGTAGCGTGCTGTTGAACAATGAAGTCCGCGTCGAAGACTACATGGACGACGAAATGGTGGCGAAGGTGATTTCGACGGCTGATTTCGTGGTGACGGCGACCGGTCTCAAGAACGCATTGACCAAGTCTGCCGTATCGGCGATTCTTGCTAACACCAAGGCAGTGGTCGCGAATATGGGTGTCGAAGACGAATTCGGTGAACTTGTTCCCGATACAAGAGTTCTGAACAGGAAGTCTCCTCTGAATTTTGTGCTGGATGAACCTACGCACCTCAAGTATATCGACGCAAGCCTCGCGCTGCATGCGGCCTTGGGAGAACGCTTGTTGCAAGACTGCGCAACCGAACCCTTCATAGGCGTGCAGGATCCGCCCAGCGAAATTGAACAACGTTTGTTGGTAACGACAATCCAGAATGGGGCTATAGGCCCTGAAATCAGCGATATGCTCCGATAA
- the trxA gene encoding thioredoxin codes for MTEMNITKENFEAEVMNSDRPVLIDFWAPWCGPCRMLSPTISEIAEEYGDKVKVCKVNVDELGELASTFGVMSIPTLVVIKEGKVVNSVTGVRPKDQIVSMFS; via the coding sequence ATGACCGAAATGAACATCACCAAGGAAAACTTTGAAGCTGAAGTCATGAACTCCGACAGGCCCGTTCTGATCGACTTTTGGGCACCCTGGTGCGGGCCCTGCCGCATGCTTTCGCCCACCATCTCCGAAATCGCCGAAGAGTACGGAGACAAGGTAAAAGTCTGCAAGGTAAACGTCGACGAACTGGGCGAACTGGCATCCACCTTCGGTGTCATGAGCATTCCCACGCTCGTCGTCATCAAAGAAGGCAAAGTCGTGAATTCCGTGACCGGAGTTCGTCCGAAAGACCAGATCGTAAGCATGTTCAGCTAA
- a CDS encoding Crp/Fnr family transcriptional regulator — protein sequence MSLGPFSHFLPNLPFWQKLSPEEKAMVSDRCVTKRFGKNQMIHNSKTSCLGIIFILSGGIRVGLISDEGREITLYRAKANEFCVSTASCVIHQLTFETQVTAEEDTTALVIPAALCAKLMDTNIHVRAFIFEKETERYSQTIWAIQLMLFKRFDQRLASYLISAFESTGKDEVKKTQEEIARDVNSAREVVARMLQEFAAKGLVEIKRGKILLRDIDGLKKLI from the coding sequence ATGAGCTTAGGTCCATTCAGTCACTTCCTTCCGAATCTGCCGTTTTGGCAAAAACTTTCGCCCGAAGAAAAGGCGATGGTTTCGGACCGTTGCGTTACAAAGCGCTTCGGCAAGAACCAGATGATTCACAACAGCAAGACCTCTTGCCTCGGGATTATCTTCATTCTGAGCGGAGGGATTCGCGTGGGACTCATCTCGGACGAAGGTCGAGAAATCACCCTGTACCGCGCCAAAGCAAACGAGTTTTGCGTTTCGACGGCCTCTTGCGTGATTCACCAGCTAACCTTCGAGACACAGGTTACTGCCGAAGAAGACACGACCGCATTGGTGATTCCGGCCGCCCTGTGCGCCAAGCTGATGGATACGAATATTCATGTGCGGGCTTTCATTTTTGAAAAAGAGACCGAGCGTTATTCGCAGACCATTTGGGCGATTCAGCTCATGCTGTTCAAACGGTTCGACCAGCGTCTGGCTTCTTACCTGATTTCGGCTTTTGAAAGCACCGGCAAAGACGAAGTCAAGAAAACGCAGGAAGAAATCGCCCGCGACGTGAATTCTGCCCGCGAAGTAGTGGCCCGCATGCTTCAGGAATTCGCCGCCAAGGGCCTTGTCGAAATCAAGCGGGGAAAAATCCTGCTCCGCGACATCGACGGGCTGAAAAAATTGATCTAA
- the cysS gene encoding cysteine--tRNA ligase encodes MALQFYNTASRKKEIFTLPEGVPAVRMYCCGPTVYHFAHIGNLRTYIFEDFLVRTLKYYGYKVNHIVNITDVGHLTSDADSGDDKMEKGAAREGKSVWDIAKFYTDAFMADWHRLNIQEPTRWTPATQHIQEQIELVKTLEEKGYTYRTSDGIYFDSLKFPRYADFARLDVENLRKGSRIDMGEKHNATDFALWKFSPKDKKRAMEWDSPWGVGFPGWHIECSAMAMKYNGPTLDIHCGGTDHIRVHHTNEIAQSECANGVPFARFWMHGEFLRTASEEKLEDGTTETKFGKMSKSSGEFLTVSLLMDRGFNPLDYRFFAIGSHYRNYLNFTWEALEGAKDGLKSLHKKTDPLIGKATAIESDAAKAFQQEFKDAIGDDLNMPRALGIMNTMLKSEIDDGEKAALVADFDQIFGLKLDEPREEYAKKGANDGVDVEKIEALIAARKEARAAKNWAESDRIRDELAAMNVVIKDSKEGTTWEIKG; translated from the coding sequence ATGGCACTTCAATTCTACAACACTGCATCGCGTAAGAAAGAGATTTTCACACTCCCCGAAGGCGTTCCCGCCGTGCGCATGTACTGTTGTGGCCCGACGGTGTACCATTTCGCCCATATCGGTAACCTCCGCACCTACATTTTCGAAGACTTCCTGGTCCGTACGCTCAAGTACTACGGCTACAAGGTGAACCACATCGTGAACATCACCGACGTGGGCCACTTGACCAGCGACGCCGACTCCGGCGACGACAAGATGGAAAAGGGCGCCGCCCGCGAAGGCAAGTCCGTCTGGGACATCGCGAAGTTCTACACCGACGCCTTCATGGCCGACTGGCACCGCTTAAACATCCAGGAACCGACCCGCTGGACTCCTGCCACGCAGCACATCCAGGAACAGATTGAACTGGTGAAAACCCTGGAAGAAAAGGGCTACACCTACCGCACCAGCGACGGCATCTACTTCGACAGCCTCAAGTTCCCGCGCTATGCCGACTTTGCCCGCCTCGACGTGGAAAACCTGCGCAAGGGTAGCCGCATCGACATGGGCGAAAAGCATAACGCCACCGACTTCGCGCTGTGGAAGTTCAGCCCGAAGGACAAGAAGCGCGCCATGGAATGGGACAGCCCGTGGGGCGTCGGATTCCCCGGCTGGCATATTGAATGCTCTGCCATGGCCATGAAGTACAATGGCCCGACCCTCGACATCCACTGCGGCGGTACCGACCACATCCGCGTGCACCACACGAACGAAATCGCCCAGAGCGAATGCGCCAACGGCGTCCCGTTCGCCCGCTTCTGGATGCACGGCGAATTCCTGCGCACCGCCAGCGAAGAAAAACTGGAAGACGGCACCACCGAGACTAAGTTCGGCAAGATGAGCAAGTCCAGCGGCGAATTCCTGACAGTATCCCTGTTGATGGACCGCGGTTTCAACCCGCTCGACTACCGCTTCTTCGCGATTGGCAGCCACTACCGCAACTACCTGAACTTCACGTGGGAAGCCCTGGAAGGCGCCAAGGATGGCCTCAAGAGCTTGCACAAGAAGACGGATCCGCTGATTGGCAAGGCTACCGCGATTGAAAGCGATGCCGCCAAGGCTTTCCAGCAGGAATTCAAGGACGCTATCGGCGACGACCTGAACATGCCGCGTGCCCTCGGTATCATGAACACGATGCTCAAGAGCGAAATCGATGACGGCGAAAAGGCCGCCCTCGTTGCCGACTTCGACCAGATTTTCGGTTTGAAGCTGGACGAACCCCGTGAAGAATACGCCAAGAAGGGCGCAAACGACGGCGTTGATGTCGAAAAGATTGAAGCGCTGATTGCCGCCCGTAAGGAAGCGCGCGCCGCCAAGAACTGGGCCGAAAGTGACCGCATCCGCGACGAACTCGCCGCCATGAACGTGGTCATCAAGGACAGCAAGGAAGGCACGACCTGGGAAATCAAGGGATAG
- a CDS encoding MBL fold metallo-hydrolase has product MILKAFTFNSFGVNGFVLSNDAGDAILIDPSVSSEQEEAALANYIATNNLTVRHLLNTHLHLDHVLGNAFVARKYGVQPEAHEEDAFLLDLQEEQSQMFGLPMREHSPGLGNYLAEGDAVEVPGIRLQVIHVAGHSPGGIAFYCENPGEVNGQKNVPPLLFPGDIIFAGSRGRSDLFGGDEEALVSGIKSKLLTLPKETVVFPGHGPMTTIADESRWY; this is encoded by the coding sequence ATGATACTAAAGGCTTTTACATTCAATTCCTTCGGTGTGAACGGTTTCGTTTTAAGCAACGACGCCGGCGATGCGATTCTCATTGACCCGAGCGTTTCGAGCGAGCAGGAGGAAGCGGCATTGGCGAACTACATAGCCACAAATAACTTGACCGTGCGACACCTGCTGAACACGCACCTGCACCTGGACCACGTGCTAGGCAATGCGTTTGTCGCCCGCAAGTACGGCGTGCAGCCCGAAGCCCACGAAGAAGACGCATTCCTTTTGGATTTGCAAGAAGAACAGAGCCAAATGTTCGGGCTCCCGATGCGAGAACATTCGCCCGGACTCGGCAACTACCTTGCCGAGGGCGATGCCGTCGAGGTGCCCGGCATTCGCTTGCAGGTGATTCATGTGGCCGGGCACTCCCCCGGCGGCATCGCGTTTTACTGCGAAAACCCGGGCGAAGTCAACGGCCAGAAGAATGTGCCGCCGCTGCTGTTCCCCGGAGACATTATTTTTGCAGGCAGCCGCGGGCGCAGCGATTTATTCGGCGGCGACGAAGAAGCGCTCGTCAGCGGAATCAAGAGCAAACTCCTCACGCTCCCGAAAGAAACAGTCGTATTCCCCGGACACGGGCCCATGACGACGATTGCAGATGAAAGCAGGTGGTATTGA
- a CDS encoding acyltransferase, which yields MTNEQKRIGWIDEFKGFVLLLVCLYHVEHAFPQAQMGMLHLSTLRMSAFFFISGMLFSTRRFPDFKSYLVHKTRVLLVPYILLSLLFLALDPVLYNFDLFPKAPRMTVMNIKPEIATVWDYIYWNLAKIFVVGKSSIGSGPLWFVFTLYSVSLMFYGVQKLAVLTARMPMLNRVQHDRKAKIATAVTAIVSLAGGWMLYKNHIRLPLGIERDLTVLFFFANGWLCKGALKDPRLRGDDTRGKNILALVVATIVAFAAYAYLEVPDPNFSIMNNILGKSLPIFVASSFFGIAGLVAAFILADKLPDIAPIRIVKGILRNISRNALVILAVHWYILLVMRLLFRDTFNKPGIVYLSIAIVAAGVIAAIPLFRCKLYRLLGKQPASVRDALNIQE from the coding sequence ATGACGAACGAACAGAAAAGAATTGGGTGGATTGACGAGTTCAAGGGATTCGTTTTGTTGCTCGTGTGCCTTTATCACGTGGAGCATGCCTTTCCGCAGGCACAAATGGGGATGTTACACCTGAGTACGCTCCGCATGTCGGCCTTCTTCTTCATTTCGGGAATGCTTTTCAGCACGCGGCGCTTTCCTGATTTCAAAAGCTACCTTGTTCACAAGACGCGCGTCTTGCTCGTTCCCTACATCCTGCTTTCACTCCTGTTTCTGGCACTGGACCCGGTGCTTTACAATTTCGACTTGTTCCCGAAGGCGCCGCGCATGACGGTCATGAATATCAAGCCCGAAATCGCGACCGTGTGGGATTACATCTACTGGAACCTCGCAAAAATTTTCGTAGTAGGGAAATCTTCCATCGGGTCGGGGCCACTCTGGTTCGTGTTCACGCTGTACTCGGTAAGTTTGATGTTTTACGGGGTGCAGAAGCTGGCGGTTTTGACGGCGAGAATGCCAATGCTGAACCGAGTTCAGCATGACAGGAAAGCAAAAATCGCAACCGCTGTCACAGCAATCGTAAGTCTCGCAGGCGGCTGGATGCTTTACAAAAATCACATTCGCTTGCCACTCGGGATAGAACGCGACTTGACGGTGTTGTTCTTCTTTGCAAACGGATGGCTGTGCAAAGGCGCGTTGAAAGATCCCCGCCTACGCGGGGATGACACGCGAGGCAAAAACATCTTGGCTCTCGTCGTAGCCACCATCGTCGCATTCGCGGCCTACGCGTATCTCGAAGTTCCCGACCCGAATTTCAGCATCATGAACAACATCCTCGGGAAATCGCTCCCCATTTTTGTCGCCAGTTCTTTCTTCGGCATCGCGGGCCTTGTAGCCGCCTTCATTCTCGCCGACAAACTCCCGGATATCGCCCCCATCCGTATCGTCAAGGGAATACTGCGGAACATCTCGCGCAATGCGCTTGTGATTCTCGCCGTGCACTGGTACATTCTGCTCGTCATGCGTCTGCTCTTCCGCGACACATTCAACAAGCCGGGCATTGTCTACTTATCCATCGCCATCGTCGCAGCAGGAGTCATCGCCGCCATTCCATTATTCCGTTGCAAGCTCTACCGCCTGCTCGGCAAGCAGCCTGCTAGCGTGCGCGACGCTTTAAACATACAAGAGTAA
- a CDS encoding FISUMP domain-containing protein, whose protein sequence is MPMIFALLMTVLLSLTACGGDSGNSSNPAPEDDAYSSSEDNPSSSSSGNRQRYSSSYTITSATTVIDDEARDLRDDEPIYGEVTDTSSGNVYSTRSIGVYTWTNNINDKNASVKSTCYAYDDSYCASYGRLYMKKNADELCPSGFSFPTVSDWKYIMEAESKSIVYSGICFKGDSLECTGLKDSAQYFAAGDSAVVIDRFGHISATKTVDNGFYSLRCVKYRTIVEKMSDLPNCSNGTYDSRSTIYVATKDSSYYCGNGEWKYSSGLGSCRSEEAGEKYSIKDIVYICKNGYWQQTTIEDTDVKCTDENLYEEYVVNGIRYACTDTGMTKLKFPASVLGLCTPDRRGSLVELEEEIFLCKNKLWVIAMPDDLYGGCGTSNLGQLEIFKGKQLICSMTGWRSASATEMELGACTPSLRDSVRHDSLGNYFRCYKDGGWHVANSAEVLGRCKESEQGDSATYRDSLFVCMDGFWDYVDSLELVMGVCHESIYGARGEYAGNVYYCQVKIGSQWIRATEAEEKWGYCPRDTTYIKEIDGEFYKCDRGTWKEASQREVLGSCNSAKGEKKVFNGREYVCDTTALKSNGAWYAMTALDSALGEYCRTAILGKALKHNDAIYVCRVDSESKTKKTWTIGTFEDYRGKCDKDNLGRRVFNGVDTAVCIYNSCSTVRERTYAYNGKDTEICGKYNITGYFWETIVRESITDKRDGAVYGVLTFGTQKWLNRDLQYWTTSAYGSDGYKLRENPYVFEPDMYHSFYYVWSDALGGANICPDGTRIPSKADWKTLFEFAESLNPGEGVNSLLMEDWRVSRKGKDYFNLGLRRNGFMDMDYYPLGNDPLVGSADYKSLYYWTTDAGKTTSTGSAVYVDTLLNVNYQVEALKEDAYTIRCIVD, encoded by the coding sequence ATGCCGATGATTTTTGCTTTGTTGATGACTGTTCTTCTGTCGCTTACGGCGTGCGGTGGCGATTCGGGAAATTCTTCGAATCCCGCTCCTGAAGATGACGCGTATTCAAGTTCGGAGGATAATCCGAGTTCTTCTAGTTCGGGGAATCGGCAGCGTTATTCTAGCTCGTACACGATTACAAGTGCGACAACGGTGATTGATGACGAGGCGAGGGATCTTCGCGACGACGAGCCTATCTATGGCGAGGTGACCGATACATCCTCCGGAAATGTCTATAGTACGCGTTCGATCGGCGTCTATACATGGACAAATAATATCAATGATAAAAATGCCTCTGTCAAGAGCACCTGTTACGCCTACGATGACTCTTATTGTGCCTCGTACGGAAGGCTTTACATGAAAAAGAATGCGGACGAATTGTGTCCTTCCGGATTTTCTTTCCCGACGGTGTCGGACTGGAAATACATCATGGAGGCAGAATCCAAGTCGATCGTCTATTCGGGAATTTGCTTCAAGGGAGATTCCCTGGAATGTACGGGACTTAAAGATTCGGCGCAGTACTTTGCGGCGGGTGACAGTGCCGTGGTGATTGACCGCTTCGGGCATATTTCGGCGACAAAGACGGTGGATAATGGATTCTATTCGCTGCGTTGCGTCAAGTACCGCACCATTGTCGAAAAAATGTCGGATTTGCCCAATTGCAGTAACGGAACTTATGATAGTCGTTCTACGATATATGTGGCTACAAAAGATTCCAGCTACTATTGCGGTAACGGGGAATGGAAATATTCTTCTGGTCTGGGCTCTTGCCGCAGCGAAGAGGCTGGCGAAAAATACTCGATTAAGGACATCGTCTATATTTGCAAAAATGGCTATTGGCAGCAGACGACCATCGAAGATACCGATGTAAAGTGCACCGATGAAAATTTGTATGAAGAATATGTCGTGAACGGCATCCGTTATGCTTGCACCGATACGGGTATGACGAAGTTGAAGTTCCCAGCTTCAGTTCTGGGCCTTTGTACTCCCGATCGAAGAGGCTCCTTGGTTGAACTTGAAGAAGAAATTTTCCTTTGCAAAAACAAATTGTGGGTTATCGCCATGCCTGATGATCTTTATGGTGGTTGCGGAACTTCGAATTTAGGACAGCTTGAAATTTTTAAGGGTAAGCAGTTAATCTGTTCGATGACCGGGTGGCGGAGCGCTTCGGCAACCGAAATGGAGCTGGGAGCCTGTACTCCCTCTCTAAGGGATTCTGTTCGCCATGATTCGCTCGGAAATTATTTCCGTTGTTACAAGGATGGCGGATGGCACGTGGCCAATTCGGCTGAAGTCTTGGGACGCTGCAAGGAAAGTGAACAAGGCGATTCGGCAACGTACAGGGATTCATTATTTGTGTGCATGGATGGCTTCTGGGATTATGTAGATAGCCTTGAACTTGTGATGGGCGTATGCCACGAAAGTATTTATGGTGCACGCGGCGAATACGCGGGCAACGTTTACTATTGCCAAGTGAAAATCGGTAGCCAATGGATTCGCGCTACGGAAGCAGAAGAAAAGTGGGGCTATTGCCCCAGGGATACGACATATATCAAGGAAATTGACGGAGAGTTTTACAAGTGTGACCGTGGAACTTGGAAAGAGGCGTCGCAGAGAGAGGTCCTTGGATCTTGTAATTCCGCTAAAGGGGAAAAAAAGGTTTTTAATGGCAGGGAGTACGTTTGCGATACGACTGCCCTGAAGAGTAATGGTGCCTGGTATGCCATGACGGCTCTTGATTCAGCCTTGGGAGAATACTGCAGAACGGCCATTTTGGGTAAAGCGCTGAAACACAATGATGCCATTTACGTGTGCCGTGTCGATAGCGAATCAAAGACCAAGAAAACTTGGACTATTGGAACATTTGAGGATTATAGAGGAAAGTGCGATAAGGACAACCTTGGACGTCGCGTGTTTAATGGCGTAGATACGGCTGTATGCATTTATAATTCATGTAGCACAGTTCGTGAAAGAACTTACGCCTATAATGGAAAAGATACGGAAATATGTGGCAAATACAATATAACGGGATATTTTTGGGAAACGATTGTGCGCGAAAGCATCACGGATAAGCGTGACGGAGCCGTGTATGGCGTGTTGACTTTTGGTACGCAAAAATGGTTGAACCGGGATTTGCAATATTGGACTACGAGCGCTTATGGAAGCGACGGGTATAAATTGAGAGAGAATCCATATGTATTTGAACCAGACATGTATCACTCGTTTTACTATGTGTGGAGTGATGCCCTGGGTGGTGCAAATATTTGCCCCGATGGGACTCGGATCCCGTCCAAAGCGGACTGGAAGACGCTTTTTGAATTTGCGGAGAGTTTGAATCCTGGTGAGGGTGTGAATTCTTTACTTATGGAAGATTGGCGAGTGAGTAGAAAGGGGAAAGATTATTTTAATCTTGGTCTAAGAAGAAACGGCTTTATGGATATGGATTATTATCCGCTTGGCAACGACCCTTTGGTTGGTTCGGCTGATTATAAGTCTCTTTATTATTGGACGACAGATGCGGGAAAGACAACGAGTACGGGAAGCGCCGTTTACGTCGATACGCTGCTCAATGTCAATTACCAAGTCGAAGCGCTGAAAGAAGACGCTTACACCATCCGCTGCATTGTGGATTGA